A genomic region of Mugil cephalus isolate CIBA_MC_2020 chromosome 5, CIBA_Mcephalus_1.1, whole genome shotgun sequence contains the following coding sequences:
- the anxa6 gene encoding annexin A6 isoform X2, which produces MVFRGTVVDAPDFDPTADAETLYNAMKGIGSDKEAILDLVTSRSNAQRQEIVSAYKCSFGQDLIEDLKYELTGKFERLIVSLMRTPAYHDAKEIHDALKGAGTNERCLIEVLASRNNQQIHDMVAAYKDSYGSDMEEDVIADTSGHFKKMLVVLLQGTRDESGVVDADLVEQDAQDLYAAGEEQWGTDEAKFIMILGSRSVTHLRMVFDAYEKIAEVSIEDSIKSELSGDFETLMLAVVQCIRSVPMFFARRLYKSMKGLGTADNTLIRIMISRSEIDMLDIRECFRLRYEKSLYNMIKDDTSGDYKRTLLNLCGGDDDLAGEFFPEAAQIAYKMWELSAMTKVQLRPTVRPAPNFDPAADAQALRKAMKGFGTDEDAIIDIVAHRSNAQRQEIRQAFKSLLGRDLMKDLKSELSKNLERLIIGLMLTPAEFDAKMMRKAMEGAGTDEHALIEILVTRSNAEIQAMNAAYEEGYKKTLEEAIQSDTSGHFCRILVSLVQGAREEGPADVERADADAQELADACNAESDDMEMKFMSILCTRSFPHLRRVFQEFVRCTNKDIEQIIKKEMSGDVKNAFYAIVCSVKNQPSYFADRLYKAMKGLGTDDRALIRIMVSRSEIDLFNIRKEFKETHDVSLHEFIQGDTSGDYRKTLLVLCGGED; this is translated from the exons GTGTTCAGAGGCACAGTAGTAGATGCTCCGGACTTTGATCCCACCGCTGACGCCGAGACACTTTACAATGCTATGAAAGGGATCG GTAGTGATAAAGAGGCCATCCTGGACCTGGTCACCTCTCGAAGCAACGCACAGAGGCAGGAAATCGTCTCGGCATACAAATGTAGCTTTGGACAG GACCTGATTGAAGACCTGAAGTATGAACTTACCGGAAAATTTGAGCGTCTCATCGTCAGCCTGATGAGGACCCCGGCCTACCACGATGCCAAAGAAATCCATGATGCGCTCAAA gGAGCTGGAACAAACGAGAGATGTCTCATTGAAGTCCTGGCGTCTAGAAACAACCAACAGATTCATGACATGGTGGCCGCGTACAAAGACA GTTATGGCAGTGACATGGAGGAGGATGTAATTGCTGACACTTCGGGTCACTTCAAGAAGATGCTGGTTGTTTTACTTCAG GGGACCAGAGATGAGTCAGGAGTGGTGGATGCAGACTTGGTGGAACAGGATGCACAA gacttGTATGCAGCTGGAGAAGAGCAGTGGGGCACAGACGAGGCCAAATTCATCATGATCCTGGGAAGCCGGAGTGTGACCCATCTCCGCATGG tttttgatGCATATGAGAAGATTGCAGAAGTGTCCATCGAGGACAGCATCAAGAGCGAGCTGTCCGGAGACTTTGAGACCCTGATGCTCGCTGTTG TCCAGTGCATCAGGAGCGTACCCATGTTCTTTGCCAGGCGTCTCTACAAGTCAATGAAG GGTCTCGGCACAGCTGACAACACTCTGATCCGGATCATGATTTCTCGCTCTGAAATTGACATGTTAGACATCCGGGAGTGTTTCCGTCTCAGATACGAGAAGTCACTTTATAACATGATTAAG GACGACACATCAGGAGATTACAAGAGGACTCTGCTAAACCTGTGTGGAGGGGATGATGA CTTAGCAGGAGAGTTCTTCCCTGAAGCTGCTCAGATAGCCTACAAGATGTGGGAATTAAGTGCCATGACCAAAGTGCAG CTAAGACCTACAGTTCGCCCTGCGCCCAACTTTGACCCCGCCGCTGATGCTCAAGCCCTGAGGAAAGCTATGAAGGGATTCG GGACAGATGAAGACGCAATCATTGACATTGTTGCACACAGAAGCAATGCACAGAGGCAGGAGATCAGACAGGCCTTCAAATCCCTACTGGGAAGG GATCTGATGAAGGACCTGAAGTCTGAACTGTCAAAGAACTTGGAGAGACTGATCATTGGTCTCATGCTGACCCCAGCAGAGTTTGATGCCAAAATGATGAGAAAAGCAATGGAG GGGGCCGGGACAGATGAGCACGCTCTGATCGAGATCCTGGTAACCAGGAGCAACGCAGAAATACAAGCCATGAATGCGGCCTATGAGGAAG GCTATAAAAAGACTCTGGAAGAAGCCATTCAGTCAGACACATCAGGCCACTTCTGTCGCATCCTTGTTTCTCTCGTGCAG GGTGCAAGAGAAGAAGGCCCTGCAGATGTGGAAAGAGCTGATGCAGATGCTCAG GAACTTGCCGATGCATGCAACGCAGAATCTGATGACATGGAGATGAAGTTCATGAGTATTCTGTGCACCAGGAGCTTCCCCCATCTCAGGAGAG TATTCCAGGAGTTTGTCAGATGCACCAACAAGGACATTGAGCAGATTATCAAGAAGGAAATGTCGGGAGATGTGAAAAACGCCTTTTATGCAATAG tTTGCAGTGTGAAGAACCAGCCCTCTTATTTTGCAGACCGTTTGTACAAAGCCATGAAG GGCCTCGGCACAGACGACAGAGCGCTGATCCGCATCATGGTCTCTCGTAGCGAGATTGACCTTTTCAACATTCGCAAAGAGTTCAAGGAAACGCACGACGTCTCCCTCCATGAATTTATCCAG GGCGACACCTCGGGAGACTACCGTAAAACCCTGCTGGTTCTCTGCGGAGGGGAAGATTAA
- the anxa6 gene encoding annexin A6 isoform X1 translates to MVFRGTVVDAPDFDPTADAETLYNAMKGIGSDKEAILDLVTSRSNAQRQEIVSAYKCSFGQDLIEDLKYELTGKFERLIVSLMRTPAYHDAKEIHDALKGAGTNERCLIEVLASRNNQQIHDMVAAYKDSYGSDMEEDVIADTSGHFKKMLVVLLQGTRDESGVVDADLVEQDAQDLYAAGEEQWGTDEAKFIMILGSRSVTHLRMVFDAYEKIAEVSIEDSIKSELSGDFETLMLAVVQCIRSVPMFFARRLYKSMKGLGTADNTLIRIMISRSEIDMLDIRECFRLRYEKSLYNMIKDDTSGDYKRTLLNLCGGDDDLAGEFFPEAAQIAYKMWELSAMTKVQLRPTVRPAPNFDPAADAQALRKAMKGFGTDEDAIIDIVAHRSNAQRQEIRQAFKSLLGRDLMKDLKSELSKNLERLIIGLMLTPAEFDAKMMRKAMEGAGTDEHALIEILVTRSNAEIQAMNAAYEEGYKKTLEEAIQSDTSGHFCRILVSLVQGAREEGPADVERADADAQELADACNAESDDMEMKFMSILCTRSFPHLRRVFQEFVRCTNKDIEQIIKKEMSGDVKNAFYAIVCSVKNQPSYFADRLYKAMKGLGTDDRALIRIMVSRSEIDLFNIRKEFKETHDVSLHEFIQVETMIGDTSGDYRKTLLVLCGGED, encoded by the exons GTGTTCAGAGGCACAGTAGTAGATGCTCCGGACTTTGATCCCACCGCTGACGCCGAGACACTTTACAATGCTATGAAAGGGATCG GTAGTGATAAAGAGGCCATCCTGGACCTGGTCACCTCTCGAAGCAACGCACAGAGGCAGGAAATCGTCTCGGCATACAAATGTAGCTTTGGACAG GACCTGATTGAAGACCTGAAGTATGAACTTACCGGAAAATTTGAGCGTCTCATCGTCAGCCTGATGAGGACCCCGGCCTACCACGATGCCAAAGAAATCCATGATGCGCTCAAA gGAGCTGGAACAAACGAGAGATGTCTCATTGAAGTCCTGGCGTCTAGAAACAACCAACAGATTCATGACATGGTGGCCGCGTACAAAGACA GTTATGGCAGTGACATGGAGGAGGATGTAATTGCTGACACTTCGGGTCACTTCAAGAAGATGCTGGTTGTTTTACTTCAG GGGACCAGAGATGAGTCAGGAGTGGTGGATGCAGACTTGGTGGAACAGGATGCACAA gacttGTATGCAGCTGGAGAAGAGCAGTGGGGCACAGACGAGGCCAAATTCATCATGATCCTGGGAAGCCGGAGTGTGACCCATCTCCGCATGG tttttgatGCATATGAGAAGATTGCAGAAGTGTCCATCGAGGACAGCATCAAGAGCGAGCTGTCCGGAGACTTTGAGACCCTGATGCTCGCTGTTG TCCAGTGCATCAGGAGCGTACCCATGTTCTTTGCCAGGCGTCTCTACAAGTCAATGAAG GGTCTCGGCACAGCTGACAACACTCTGATCCGGATCATGATTTCTCGCTCTGAAATTGACATGTTAGACATCCGGGAGTGTTTCCGTCTCAGATACGAGAAGTCACTTTATAACATGATTAAG GACGACACATCAGGAGATTACAAGAGGACTCTGCTAAACCTGTGTGGAGGGGATGATGA CTTAGCAGGAGAGTTCTTCCCTGAAGCTGCTCAGATAGCCTACAAGATGTGGGAATTAAGTGCCATGACCAAAGTGCAG CTAAGACCTACAGTTCGCCCTGCGCCCAACTTTGACCCCGCCGCTGATGCTCAAGCCCTGAGGAAAGCTATGAAGGGATTCG GGACAGATGAAGACGCAATCATTGACATTGTTGCACACAGAAGCAATGCACAGAGGCAGGAGATCAGACAGGCCTTCAAATCCCTACTGGGAAGG GATCTGATGAAGGACCTGAAGTCTGAACTGTCAAAGAACTTGGAGAGACTGATCATTGGTCTCATGCTGACCCCAGCAGAGTTTGATGCCAAAATGATGAGAAAAGCAATGGAG GGGGCCGGGACAGATGAGCACGCTCTGATCGAGATCCTGGTAACCAGGAGCAACGCAGAAATACAAGCCATGAATGCGGCCTATGAGGAAG GCTATAAAAAGACTCTGGAAGAAGCCATTCAGTCAGACACATCAGGCCACTTCTGTCGCATCCTTGTTTCTCTCGTGCAG GGTGCAAGAGAAGAAGGCCCTGCAGATGTGGAAAGAGCTGATGCAGATGCTCAG GAACTTGCCGATGCATGCAACGCAGAATCTGATGACATGGAGATGAAGTTCATGAGTATTCTGTGCACCAGGAGCTTCCCCCATCTCAGGAGAG TATTCCAGGAGTTTGTCAGATGCACCAACAAGGACATTGAGCAGATTATCAAGAAGGAAATGTCGGGAGATGTGAAAAACGCCTTTTATGCAATAG tTTGCAGTGTGAAGAACCAGCCCTCTTATTTTGCAGACCGTTTGTACAAAGCCATGAAG GGCCTCGGCACAGACGACAGAGCGCTGATCCGCATCATGGTCTCTCGTAGCGAGATTGACCTTTTCAACATTCGCAAAGAGTTCAAGGAAACGCACGACGTCTCCCTCCATGAATTTATCCAGGTAGAGACTATGATC GGCGACACCTCGGGAGACTACCGTAAAACCCTGCTGGTTCTCTGCGGAGGGGAAGATTAA
- the tnip1 gene encoding TNFAIP3-interacting protein 1 isoform X1 — protein MEGKGPYRIYDPGGSEVKARDEARGESSYRQLLEENSILRERMKGLKSLGDLLEESQSEASRLRQRVEELVRDNEALKSSSFAASLCMGGPVQTEAQSKPCLQPTAEQKEEQTSCLGKTLQSEKPNEALSEFEVVNMEGKTPDALTAGSAAGVIPLLPQENIELASQLKRLESSFSIFAEESNPNQLLAHLGRMAVEFHHLSSKVQKNEQRTSLLQTLCEQLRQENNELRKKMEEDHHIRNRDLEQLRQENQKLKELVTGGAAAAATTVSPSDTEPPEAKEEPVKEESAAVRSKMEATTPQKSGKAAEKTPTKPCDVEVYEKKIKLLEKQRKDVLEVNKQWDIQWNSMKSQFEQKITDLRQRLAESQKTVLELEAEREQRQRDYDKKLLLAKSKIENVQGEKECLNSETTELKQKVRYLQDQLLPLSKQKEYQEKEIQRLNRALEEALNLHPPSTSQQPPGQSNFADAANNLKKQELLTQIAVLKEQVKIFEEDFRKERSDRERMNEEKEDLRRQVERLQGQITNLTNQLHQAQNECQRERTERCKLERLQMQHHKQGQQQERRTSDPTSGSVNGPLSPPYCGPFVQVGPQGLEGWPIHFPPRMPNAAGATAAATAAPPPVRDFQPVNPGFPWQMSFPQPRGARAVGESSRPPPENADQPAAAAAAAAAAATGFGKRERQNIDPGKH, from the exons ATGGAAGGGAAAGGTCCGTACCGCATCTATGATCCAGGTGGGAGTGAGGTCAAGGCCAGAGATGAGGCCAGAGGGGAAAGCAGCTATCGACAGCTTCTGGAGGAGAACAGCATATTGAGGGAGCGGATGAAGGGACTTAAGAGCTTGG GTGACTTGTTGGAGGAGTCTCAGTCGGAGGCATCGAGGCTTCGGCAGCGAGTGGAAGAACTTGTCAGAGACAACGAAGCCCTGAAGTCCTCCAGCTTCGCTGCCAGTCTTTGTATGGGAGGACCAGTTCAGACCGAGGCACAAA GTAAACCCTGTTTACAACCTACTGcagagcagaaggaggagcaAACAAGCTGTTTAGGGAAGACTCTTCAGTCTGAGAAGCCCAAT GAGGCCTTATCTGAGTTTGAGGTGGTGAACATGGAGGGAAAGACTCCAGATGCCTTGACT GCCGGGTCGGCGGCAGGAGTAATTCCCCTCCTTCCTCAGGAGAACATCGAGCTAGCGAGCCAGCTGAAGAGATTAGAGAGCTCCTTCAGCATATTTGCAGAGGAGTCCAACCCCAACCAGCTGTTAGCTCATCTTGGCCGCATGGCTGTGGAGTTTCACCACCTTTCCTCAAAGGTCCAGAAGAACGAGCAGAGGACCTCCCTCCTACAG ACTCTCTGTGAGCAGCTCAGACAGGAGAACAATGAGCTTCGAAAGAAAATGGAAGAGGATCATCATATCAGGAATCGAGACTTGGAACAGCTGAG GCAGGAGAATCAGAAACTCAAGGAGCTGGTCACAGGAggagcagcggcagcggcaacAACTGTGTCGCCATCTGACACCGAACCTCCAGAAGCCAAAGAGGAGCCAGTCAAGGAGGAATCTGCCGCTGTCCGATCTAAGATGGAGGCCACCACACCACAGAAG AGTGGAAAGGCTGCAGAGAAAACCCCGACCAAACCGTGTGATGTAGAGGTGTATGAGAAGAAGATCAAGCTTTtggagaagcagagaaaggaT GTACTGGAGGTGAACAAGCAGTGGGACATTCAGTGGAACTCCATGAAGTCACAGTTTGAGCAAAAG ATCACAGACCTCAGACAACGGCTGGCTGAGTCCCAGAAAACTGTGCTTGAACTGGAGGCTGAGCGAGAACAGAGACAGCGCGACTATGACAAGAAGCTGCTGCTCGCTAAATCCAAGATTGAAAATGTGCAG GGGGAGAAGGAGTGTTTAAACTCTGAGACCACCGAGCTGAAGCAGAAGGTTCGCTACCTGCAGGATCAGCTGCTGCCCCTCAGCAAACAGAAAGAGTACCAGGAGAAGGAGATCCAGCGCCTCAACAGG GCTTTAGAAGAAGCCTTGAACCTCCACCCACCTTCAACCTCCCAACAACCTCCCGGCCAGAGCAACTTTGCAGACGCGGCCAATAACCTGAAGAAGCAGGAACTGCTCACTCAAATCGCTGTGCTAAAAGAGCAG GTGAAAATCTTTGAAGAGGActtcagaaaagaaaggagCGACAGGGAACGAATGaacgaggagaaggaggacttgAGGCGACAAGTGGAGAGACTCCAGGGTCAGATTACTAATTTGACCAATCAG CTTCACCAGGCGCAGAACGAGTGTCAGAGAGAGCGGACAGAGAGATGTAAGCTGGAGAGACTGCAGATGCAACATCACAAACAG gggcagcagcaggaaagaCGTACCTCAGACCCCACGTCAGGCTCAGTGAACGGCCCGCTGAGCCCTCCCTACTGTGGTCCCTTTGTGCAGGTGGGACCGCAGGGCCTTGAGGGTTGGCCCATACACTTCCCTCCCAGGATGCCCAATGCAGCAGGCGCCACAGCCGCAGCCACCGCAGCGCCACCCCCTGTACGAGACTTCCAGCCTGTTAACCCG GGTTTTCCTTGGCAGATGTCATTCCCTCAGCCCAGAGGGGCCAGAGCAGTAGGAGAGAGTTCCAGACCACCACCAGAGAATGCAG accagccagcagcagcagccgcagcagcagccgcagcagcgACGGGATTTGGAAAAAGGGAGCGACAGAACATAGACCCTGGAAAGCACTAA
- the tnip1 gene encoding TNFAIP3-interacting protein 1 isoform X2 — translation MEGKGPYRIYDPGGSEVKARDEARGESSYRQLLEENSILRERMKGLKSLGDLLEESQSEASRLRQRVEELVRDNEALKSSSFAASLCMGGPVQTEAQSKPCLQPTAEQKEEQTSCLGKTLQSEKPNEALSEFEVVNMEGKTPDALTAGSAAGVIPLLPQENIELASQLKRLESSFSIFAEESNPNQLLAHLGRMAVEFHHLSSKVQKNEQRTSLLQTLCEQLRQENNELRKKMEEDHHIRNRDLEQLRQENQKLKELVTGGAAAAATTVSPSDTEPPEAKEEPVKEESAAVRSKMEATTPQKSGKAAEKTPTKPCDVEVYEKKIKLLEKQRKDVLEVNKQWDIQWNSMKSQFEQKITDLRQRLAESQKTVLELEAEREQRQRDYDKKLLLAKSKIENVQGEKECLNSETTELKQKVRYLQDQLLPLSKQKEYQEKEIQRLNRALEEALNLHPPSTSQQPPGQSNFADAANNLKKQELLTQIAVLKEQVKIFEEDFRKERSDRERMNEEKEDLRRQVERLQGQITNLTNQLHQAQNECQRERTERCKLERLQMQHHKQVGPQGLEGWPIHFPPRMPNAAGATAAATAAPPPVRDFQPVNPGFPWQMSFPQPRGARAVGESSRPPPENADQPAAAAAAAAAAATGFGKRERQNIDPGKH, via the exons ATGGAAGGGAAAGGTCCGTACCGCATCTATGATCCAGGTGGGAGTGAGGTCAAGGCCAGAGATGAGGCCAGAGGGGAAAGCAGCTATCGACAGCTTCTGGAGGAGAACAGCATATTGAGGGAGCGGATGAAGGGACTTAAGAGCTTGG GTGACTTGTTGGAGGAGTCTCAGTCGGAGGCATCGAGGCTTCGGCAGCGAGTGGAAGAACTTGTCAGAGACAACGAAGCCCTGAAGTCCTCCAGCTTCGCTGCCAGTCTTTGTATGGGAGGACCAGTTCAGACCGAGGCACAAA GTAAACCCTGTTTACAACCTACTGcagagcagaaggaggagcaAACAAGCTGTTTAGGGAAGACTCTTCAGTCTGAGAAGCCCAAT GAGGCCTTATCTGAGTTTGAGGTGGTGAACATGGAGGGAAAGACTCCAGATGCCTTGACT GCCGGGTCGGCGGCAGGAGTAATTCCCCTCCTTCCTCAGGAGAACATCGAGCTAGCGAGCCAGCTGAAGAGATTAGAGAGCTCCTTCAGCATATTTGCAGAGGAGTCCAACCCCAACCAGCTGTTAGCTCATCTTGGCCGCATGGCTGTGGAGTTTCACCACCTTTCCTCAAAGGTCCAGAAGAACGAGCAGAGGACCTCCCTCCTACAG ACTCTCTGTGAGCAGCTCAGACAGGAGAACAATGAGCTTCGAAAGAAAATGGAAGAGGATCATCATATCAGGAATCGAGACTTGGAACAGCTGAG GCAGGAGAATCAGAAACTCAAGGAGCTGGTCACAGGAggagcagcggcagcggcaacAACTGTGTCGCCATCTGACACCGAACCTCCAGAAGCCAAAGAGGAGCCAGTCAAGGAGGAATCTGCCGCTGTCCGATCTAAGATGGAGGCCACCACACCACAGAAG AGTGGAAAGGCTGCAGAGAAAACCCCGACCAAACCGTGTGATGTAGAGGTGTATGAGAAGAAGATCAAGCTTTtggagaagcagagaaaggaT GTACTGGAGGTGAACAAGCAGTGGGACATTCAGTGGAACTCCATGAAGTCACAGTTTGAGCAAAAG ATCACAGACCTCAGACAACGGCTGGCTGAGTCCCAGAAAACTGTGCTTGAACTGGAGGCTGAGCGAGAACAGAGACAGCGCGACTATGACAAGAAGCTGCTGCTCGCTAAATCCAAGATTGAAAATGTGCAG GGGGAGAAGGAGTGTTTAAACTCTGAGACCACCGAGCTGAAGCAGAAGGTTCGCTACCTGCAGGATCAGCTGCTGCCCCTCAGCAAACAGAAAGAGTACCAGGAGAAGGAGATCCAGCGCCTCAACAGG GCTTTAGAAGAAGCCTTGAACCTCCACCCACCTTCAACCTCCCAACAACCTCCCGGCCAGAGCAACTTTGCAGACGCGGCCAATAACCTGAAGAAGCAGGAACTGCTCACTCAAATCGCTGTGCTAAAAGAGCAG GTGAAAATCTTTGAAGAGGActtcagaaaagaaaggagCGACAGGGAACGAATGaacgaggagaaggaggacttgAGGCGACAAGTGGAGAGACTCCAGGGTCAGATTACTAATTTGACCAATCAG CTTCACCAGGCGCAGAACGAGTGTCAGAGAGAGCGGACAGAGAGATGTAAGCTGGAGAGACTGCAGATGCAACATCACAAACAG GTGGGACCGCAGGGCCTTGAGGGTTGGCCCATACACTTCCCTCCCAGGATGCCCAATGCAGCAGGCGCCACAGCCGCAGCCACCGCAGCGCCACCCCCTGTACGAGACTTCCAGCCTGTTAACCCG GGTTTTCCTTGGCAGATGTCATTCCCTCAGCCCAGAGGGGCCAGAGCAGTAGGAGAGAGTTCCAGACCACCACCAGAGAATGCAG accagccagcagcagcagccgcagcagcagccgcagcagcgACGGGATTTGGAAAAAGGGAGCGACAGAACATAGACCCTGGAAAGCACTAA
- the tnip1 gene encoding TNFAIP3-interacting protein 1 isoform X3 — protein sequence MEGKGPYRIYDPGGSEVKARDEARGESSYRQLLEENSILRERMKGLKSLGDLLEESQSEASRLRQRVEELVRDNEALKSSSFAASLCMGGPVQTEAQSKPCLQPTAEQKEEQTSCLGKTLQSEKPNEALSEFEVVNMEGKTPDALTAGSAAGVIPLLPQENIELASQLKRLESSFSIFAEESNPNQLLAHLGRMAVEFHHLSSKVQKNEQRTSLLQTLCEQLRQENNELRKKMEEDHHIRNRDLEQLRQENQKLKELVTGGAAAAATTVSPSDTEPPEAKEEPVKEESAAVRSKMEATTPQKSGKAAEKTPTKPCDVEVYEKKIKLLEKQRKDVLEVNKQWDIQWNSMKSQFEQKITDLRQRLAESQKTVLELEAEREQRQRDYDKKLLLAKSKIENVQGEKECLNSETTELKQKVRYLQDQLLPLSKQKEYQEKEIQRLNRALEEALNLHPPSTSQQPPGQSNFADAANNLKKQELLTQIAVLKEQVKIFEEDFRKERSDRERMNEEKEDLRRQVERLQGQITNLTNQLHQAQNECQRERTERCKLERLQMQHHKQGFPWQMSFPQPRGARAVGESSRPPPENADQPAAAAAAAAAAATGFGKRERQNIDPGKH from the exons ATGGAAGGGAAAGGTCCGTACCGCATCTATGATCCAGGTGGGAGTGAGGTCAAGGCCAGAGATGAGGCCAGAGGGGAAAGCAGCTATCGACAGCTTCTGGAGGAGAACAGCATATTGAGGGAGCGGATGAAGGGACTTAAGAGCTTGG GTGACTTGTTGGAGGAGTCTCAGTCGGAGGCATCGAGGCTTCGGCAGCGAGTGGAAGAACTTGTCAGAGACAACGAAGCCCTGAAGTCCTCCAGCTTCGCTGCCAGTCTTTGTATGGGAGGACCAGTTCAGACCGAGGCACAAA GTAAACCCTGTTTACAACCTACTGcagagcagaaggaggagcaAACAAGCTGTTTAGGGAAGACTCTTCAGTCTGAGAAGCCCAAT GAGGCCTTATCTGAGTTTGAGGTGGTGAACATGGAGGGAAAGACTCCAGATGCCTTGACT GCCGGGTCGGCGGCAGGAGTAATTCCCCTCCTTCCTCAGGAGAACATCGAGCTAGCGAGCCAGCTGAAGAGATTAGAGAGCTCCTTCAGCATATTTGCAGAGGAGTCCAACCCCAACCAGCTGTTAGCTCATCTTGGCCGCATGGCTGTGGAGTTTCACCACCTTTCCTCAAAGGTCCAGAAGAACGAGCAGAGGACCTCCCTCCTACAG ACTCTCTGTGAGCAGCTCAGACAGGAGAACAATGAGCTTCGAAAGAAAATGGAAGAGGATCATCATATCAGGAATCGAGACTTGGAACAGCTGAG GCAGGAGAATCAGAAACTCAAGGAGCTGGTCACAGGAggagcagcggcagcggcaacAACTGTGTCGCCATCTGACACCGAACCTCCAGAAGCCAAAGAGGAGCCAGTCAAGGAGGAATCTGCCGCTGTCCGATCTAAGATGGAGGCCACCACACCACAGAAG AGTGGAAAGGCTGCAGAGAAAACCCCGACCAAACCGTGTGATGTAGAGGTGTATGAGAAGAAGATCAAGCTTTtggagaagcagagaaaggaT GTACTGGAGGTGAACAAGCAGTGGGACATTCAGTGGAACTCCATGAAGTCACAGTTTGAGCAAAAG ATCACAGACCTCAGACAACGGCTGGCTGAGTCCCAGAAAACTGTGCTTGAACTGGAGGCTGAGCGAGAACAGAGACAGCGCGACTATGACAAGAAGCTGCTGCTCGCTAAATCCAAGATTGAAAATGTGCAG GGGGAGAAGGAGTGTTTAAACTCTGAGACCACCGAGCTGAAGCAGAAGGTTCGCTACCTGCAGGATCAGCTGCTGCCCCTCAGCAAACAGAAAGAGTACCAGGAGAAGGAGATCCAGCGCCTCAACAGG GCTTTAGAAGAAGCCTTGAACCTCCACCCACCTTCAACCTCCCAACAACCTCCCGGCCAGAGCAACTTTGCAGACGCGGCCAATAACCTGAAGAAGCAGGAACTGCTCACTCAAATCGCTGTGCTAAAAGAGCAG GTGAAAATCTTTGAAGAGGActtcagaaaagaaaggagCGACAGGGAACGAATGaacgaggagaaggaggacttgAGGCGACAAGTGGAGAGACTCCAGGGTCAGATTACTAATTTGACCAATCAG CTTCACCAGGCGCAGAACGAGTGTCAGAGAGAGCGGACAGAGAGATGTAAGCTGGAGAGACTGCAGATGCAACATCACAAACAG GGTTTTCCTTGGCAGATGTCATTCCCTCAGCCCAGAGGGGCCAGAGCAGTAGGAGAGAGTTCCAGACCACCACCAGAGAATGCAG accagccagcagcagcagccgcagcagcagccgcagcagcgACGGGATTTGGAAAAAGGGAGCGACAGAACATAGACCCTGGAAAGCACTAA
- the gpx3 gene encoding glutathione peroxidase 3: MATSRPAVRPLRPPLSQERIYPEGDADRHPQRVVTVSGEDGAMWPSSPLLLPLLLGLLRPSTGTAFTQRCDSSADGTIYEYQAKTLSGGHTVNFTDYMGSAVLFVNVATYUGYTFQYVELNALQEEMRALGLTVLGFPCNQFGKQEPGENREIILGLKHVRPGKGFVPNFLLFEKGDVNGEDEQQVFTFLKRSCPAVGGDFGSSYGRLFWEPLKISDIKWNFEKFLVGPDGKPVMRWHPSVNVSEVRADIRKYLLQLYKQDILN, translated from the exons ATGGCGACATCTCGGCCAGCTGTGCGCCCCCTCCGCCCCCCTCTGTCACAGGAGCGTATTTATCCCGAGGGAGACGCTGACAGACATCCACAGAGAGTCGTCACCGTGTCGGGGGAGGACGGCGCGATGTGGCCCTCctcgccgctgctgctgccgctgctgctcgGTCTGCTGCGACCCAGCACCGGAACCGCCTTCACTCAG AGGTGTGACTCATCCGCAGATGGCACCATTTACGAATACCAGGCGAAGACTCTAAGCGGTGGCCACACCGTCAACTTCACTGACTACATGGGCAGCGCTGTCCTGTTTGTCAACGTGGCCACTTACTGAGGATACACCTTCCAGTACGTGG AATTGAATGCACTGCAAGAGGAGATGAGGGCACTTGGACTCACGGTTCTTGGATTCCCCTGCAACCAGTTCGGGAAACAGGAACCGGGGGAAAATCGTGAAATCATCCTGGGTTTGAA GCACGTTAGACCAGGCAAGGGATTTGTTCCAAACTTCCTGCTGTTTGAGAAAGGTGACGTGAATGGAGAAGACGAGCAACAGGTTTTCACTTTCCTTAAG AGATCCTGTCCTGCGGTCGGAGGCGACTTTGGCAGCTCGTACGGCAGGCTCTTCTGGGAGCCTCTGAAGATCAGCGACATCAAGTGGAACTTTGAGAAGTTCCTGGTGGGCCCAGACGGAAAGCCGGTGATGAGGTGGCACCCGAGTGTCAACGTCTCCGAGGTCCGAGCGGATATTCGCAAATACCTGCTCCAGCTGTACAAACAGGATATTTTAAATTAG